From Rhodococcus sp. B7740:
GTTTGATGTTCCTCATCATCCCGCGGCCGGATGAATCGGTGAGCCCTCTAGCTGATGCCAGTACCCGGGCCGAGGGCAAGCCCGGACTGACAGACACGCAGTCGCTACTTAGGCAGCGAGTGCGTAGTCGCGCTGATTGGAATCGGCGCTTATAAGGTTGCGATGACGCTTACGGTGGTCTCTCGCCTGCACCGACACGCTTCCCCTGACTCAACATACAAAGTCGAAACCGTTCAGCCCCGTATGTTCCCGAACACCGTGTCCGGGCTGTTCAGTGTAACGCCTCCCCCGGACACATTCATTCCATTAACGGCCGACTCGGCGATCCGCAGAATTCGAGGCAGCGTCGGCGTCGACTCGTTGCACCACCGTGCGCAGCATCCGACGGGCCATCACCAGGCGTACGGGCAGCGAGGCGTACCAGACCGCCCGGCCGGCCAGTCCACGAGGGAAGAACACCAACCGCTGCTCGATCGTCGGCTGCTTCGCAGTTCCCCCGACCGTCAGGTCCAGCCAGGCCTCGCCGGGAAGTCGTGTGGAGGACTTGAGCCGCGTGGTGTGCTCGGTGCCCGACGCGGATGCGTCGGGTCCGGTGACGTCGCGATGCCAGCCGGTGAGAACGTCGGCATCGGCCAATCGTTCGAGTGCAGGCCTGATCGCGGTCGACTGCGCTACACTGCGGGCGACCCGGGTGTCGGTGTAGACGACCTCGCCTGCCCAGGTCGGATCCGAAGGCAACGGATCCGACGGTGCCGCGGTACCGGTGGCATCTGTCCACCGAGTCTCCACCTCGCCGTCGTCGATCTTGCGCAGCGCTAATCTCACGGAATCGCGGTAACCGGTCAGGCCGTCCTCCGGGCGCGGGACCACGGCATCGATGTCCATCTCGTGACCGATGGCGTCGTATTGCAGTGATTCGATGAGCGGCATCGCCAGCCCGCGCGGAATGGGAGTCACCAGCCCGATCCAGTGGCCGGCCAGTCGCGGAGTCAACACCGGGAGCACGATGATCCGACGCTGCCGCAGACCCGCGACGTCGGCATAGATGTTCATCATCTCGCCGTACTGCATGACATCGGGACCGCCGATGTCGAACGTCCTGGATTCGGTGATGGGCGCACTCGCGGCCCCGATCAGGTAGTGCAACACGTCCCGCACAGCGATGGGCTGGATGCGATTGTGTACCCACCGCGGTGTGGTCATCACCGGAAGCCGATTGGTGAGGTGCCGGATCATCTCGAACGACGCCGAGCCGGATCCGATCACGACACCGGCCTGCAGAACGATCGTCGGGACTCCCGAGTCGATAAGAATGCGTCCCACCTCGGCACGCGACTTCAGGTGCGGCGAGAGTTCACCGGTCGGCGGATGCAACCCGCCGAGGTAGACGATGCGCCCCACACCGCATTCCGCCGCCACGGCCGCGACGTTCTCGGCGCTGTCGCGTTCGGTGTCGGCGAAATCCGAGTGCCCTGCGGTGCCCATCGAGTGCACCAGGTAGTACATGACGTC
This genomic window contains:
- a CDS encoding SDR family NAD(P)-dependent oxidoreductase; translated protein: MTAFDSASDTAAPEKSPRVLVTGATGYLGGRLAPRLLDEGYTVRVLARTPAKLDSVPWATDVEIVQGDLSDRESLKEALSGVDVMYYLVHSMGTAGHSDFADTERDSAENVAAVAAECGVGRIVYLGGLHPPTGELSPHLKSRAEVGRILIDSGVPTIVLQAGVVIGSGSASFEMIRHLTNRLPVMTTPRWVHNRIQPIAVRDVLHYLIGAASAPITESRTFDIGGPDVMQYGEMMNIYADVAGLRQRRIIVLPVLTPRLAGHWIGLVTPIPRGLAMPLIESLQYDAIGHEMDIDAVVPRPEDGLTGYRDSVRLALRKIDDGEVETRWTDATGTAAPSDPLPSDPTWAGEVVYTDTRVARSVAQSTAIRPALERLADADVLTGWHRDVTGPDASASGTEHTTRLKSSTRLPGEAWLDLTVGGTAKQPTIEQRLVFFPRGLAGRAVWYASLPVRLVMARRMLRTVVQRVDADAASNSADRRVGR